In the genome of Mugil cephalus isolate CIBA_MC_2020 chromosome 21, CIBA_Mcephalus_1.1, whole genome shotgun sequence, one region contains:
- the LOC124999294 gene encoding uncharacterized protein LOC124999294 — protein MTEREDNDKVVLFCSVLDYDACRYKVEWLYEGKEETSDMEISPPSCTHPVTFTSSHLNQRIYQLLKCKVTNGYTKKVQLFTFSPQSSDATKKKVKSTIKPTATSKKMTTSVKLASSEHTINNNPSDHQGWSWWYMIVPVGLLLLLIFVIIIIRWRKTKGKKTQMKENTELNLNSAETQSGPETSQDTAQPEDGVCYASISYTKKTKSKAKAQDRDDDDEVSYVVYSTVKASSSSADPRDLYSTINELNK, from the exons A tgACTGAACGTGAGGACAATGATAAAGTCGTCttgttctgctctgtgttgGATTATGATGCATGTAGATACAAAGTGGAGTGGCTGTATGAGGGTAAAGAGGAAACATCAGACATGGAGATATCACCACCTTCCTGCACTCACCCtgtgacatttacatcatcCCACCTTAATCAGAGGATTTATCAGTTATTGAAGTGTAAAGTGACGAATGGTTACACTAAGAAAGTTCAGCTGTTTACCTTCAGCCCTCAGTCCTCAG ATgcaacaaagaagaaagtgaaatcAACAATTAAACCAACAGCAACaagtaaaaaaatgacaacatcagTGAAACTCGCCTCATCAGAACACACAATCAACAACAATCCATCAGATCATCAAG GTTGGTCATGGTGGTATATGATTGTTCCTGTGGGTTTATTATTACTCTTGAtatttgtcatcatcatcatcagatggAGGAAAACTAAAg gaaagaaaacacagatgaaagaaaacact GAACTGAACTTAAACTCTGCAGAGACTCAGTCTGGTCCAGAAACCAGTCAGGACACG GCTCAACCTGAGGATGGTGTTTGCTACGCCTCCATCAGCTACACCAAGAAGACCAAGAGTAAAGCTAAAGCCCAG GaccgtgatgatgatgatgaagttagCTATGTGGTCTACAGCACTGTGaaagcttcctcctcttctgctgaTCCCAGAGACCTCTATTCTACCATCAACGAACTAAACAAATAA